One Candidatus Nitronauta litoralis genomic window, CATCGTTCAAAAACACGGTTGGACTTACCAGGGAAAACCGGGATGGCGGGCTGCTTTGATCTACAACACCAACATGCGCACCGCCCACGCGGCAGGTGCAGAAGCGCAGATGCAACGCACTAAAGCGCGAAGGCCCTATGCCCGATACATCGCCGGACTTTCAGTTGAGCCCAGGCCGGAACATCTTGAATGGCACAACACCGTTTTGCCGCTCGATCACCCCTGGTGGCACACCCACACCCCGCCCAATGATTGGGGCTGCAAGTGCAAAAAAGTTTCGGTGTCAAAACGTGAAGCGGAACGCGATGGCTTGCAAATTTTAGACGACGCGCCAAGAAACGGGACCTACAAATGGAAAGATCCCCGCACCGGTAAAGAGCACACCTTCCCCAGCGGCATCGGCAAATTTTGGGACTACAATCCAGGTCGCGCCGCCTGGGGACAGGTAGAAACAAAACGCCTGGCAGATGGCGCCGCTACAGCGAAATGGAAATCATTGGATGATCGCGGTCCAGATGATTGGGATCGGTCAGCCGTGGTGCCGGTAGATGCTGTGAAAAAAAGCGAAGGCCCTCACGCAAAAAAAACGGGAGACGTGCGAACTCTTTTGAGGGATGCAGTGGGCGGTGATGACGTGACATTTAAGGACCCTTACGGGGATTTTGTAAATGTCAACCAGGGAATAGCGGATCACATCCTGGAAGCACCGGATAAGCGTGTTGATGGACGCGAGAGGTTTTTCCCCATGATTCAGGAAACCATAGAAGATCCGTATGAAATCTGGGTGCAGTTTGCGCGCAACGAATCAACCGGAAAAGTCGAACTCAGAAAACGCTACGCAAAAATGGTCCATTTGGATAAGAAGCGGACTCTCGGATTGATCGCCCAAGTTCACAATGGAAAGTGGATCGGGTTTGATTTTTTTCGCGGGTCAAAGTCTGCGATGAAACGATTAAGGGCGGGAATGTTGATCTGGGGGAGGGAATGATGGCTCTGACTATGAACTGCCGGGACAGCCACGTCACATACCGGAGTGATTGGGTCACGGCCCCACTCTGTATGGGTTGGGCTTGCGCTCTACATCCGGGTCGCCACTCCCGAACCTCTGTAGCCATTTTAACGCCGGGGACAAAAGATGGCAAGTGAGTCTGAATTTATTGACGTTGTGGTCGATGACAACGGCCTGAATGAAAAGCTGGAACGGCTTCACGCCAGACTTTTAAACCTGACTCCAGTCATGCAGGAGTTCGGGGAAATCGGCCTGGCTTCGATCACCAAAAACTTTGAGGTTGGTGGCAGGTATTCCGAAGCGGGTTCATGGCGCGGCGGCGATAAAAAATGGAAACCACTCTCTATTGTCACCCTGCTTGGTGGTGAAGCGTTTGGTGAAAAAGGCAAAGGAAAATTCAGAAAGAAAAAAGACGGTTCTTTGACCAAGCGTGGTCAGAAAAGACTGGATGGAAAAAAAATCCTGATCGGTCAGGGCAACCTTTTGAATTCGATCAGCTCAAAGGCCGACATTGATTCGGTTCAATGGGGAACCAACATGATCTACGCAGCTATCCACAATTTTGGAGGTAAGGCAGGACGCGGGAAAAAGGTCGACATTCCCGCAAGACCTTACCTGGTGTTGCAGGATCAGGACCTCGATGAAATGACCGCAGTACTGGACGATTACCTGACAGGAGATTTTCAATAATGGATGAACTATACGCTCTTAAAATTTCTCAACTGGGTTCAAAGGCTCCTGAATTTATCCAGATCGCACCCCTCGGAATATTGCAGGATGGACAGGGCCGGAAGTTTGAAATAACTCCGGAAGTCGTTCAGAAAATTATTGATGTTTACAGCAATCGTGAAAATGATCTCGTTATCGATTACGAACACCAGACCCTGGACGGGGTCATTGCTCCAGCCGCTGGATGGATCAAGGAACTGGAGGATCGAGGAGAACAAGGGCTTTGGGCAAAGGTGGAATGGAATGCGCGTGGAAAGGGTTTTATTGAAGCTAAAGAGTACAAGTATTTATCGCCTGTGCTCCTGGTTAAAAAACAGCCAGGTGGAATTGGAATTCCCCAGCGTTTGCATTCCGCCGCGCTGACAAACAATCCGGCAATCGATGGCATGGTGCC contains:
- a CDS encoding phage virion morphogenesis protein: MQEFGEIGLASITKNFEVGGRYSEAGSWRGGDKKWKPLSIVTLLGGEAFGEKGKGKFRKKKDGSLTKRGQKRLDGKKILIGQGNLLNSISSKADIDSVQWGTNMIYAAIHNFGGKAGRGKKVDIPARPYLVLQDQDLDEMTAVLDDYLTGDFQ